One Thermodesulfobacteriota bacterium genomic region harbors:
- a CDS encoding radical SAM protein: protein MEIKEIRTKTVLTKSKIYEYTVNPYIGCAHACHYCYARFVKRFLGIKERWGDFVFVKKDAPEILKEEVKRKKKGQVWVSGISDPYQPIEKTLRLTRRCIETLLLGGFEVYIQTKSPLILDDIDILKSYENVHVFLTITTSDDRVREMFEPNAPPISERLEALFVLHSHGIKTHVMIAPLLLGAEGLVPHIKDKVRSVVVDKVNYHYADWVYKKNGIEWAKDESFFLRCGSAIKSSLDKEGVRCEILF, encoded by the coding sequence ATGGAGATTAAAGAAATTAGAACAAAAACTGTGCTAACCAAATCAAAAATCTATGAATACACTGTCAACCCTTACATCGGGTGTGCCCATGCCTGCCATTACTGTTACGCGAGATTTGTAAAAAGGTTTCTCGGCATAAAAGAAAGATGGGGAGATTTCGTTTTTGTTAAGAAGGACGCTCCGGAGATTTTAAAAGAAGAAGTAAAGAGAAAGAAAAAAGGGCAAGTGTGGGTAAGCGGTATTTCCGATCCGTATCAGCCAATAGAGAAAACCTTAAGACTCACAAGACGTTGCATTGAGACTCTCCTTTTGGGTGGTTTTGAGGTCTATATCCAGACAAAGTCACCCCTTATTCTAGACGATATCGACATCCTCAAATCATACGAGAACGTCCACGTTTTTTTAACGATAACAACATCAGATGACAGGGTGAGAGAGATGTTTGAGCCCAACGCTCCTCCCATTTCTGAACGGTTAGAGGCCCTCTTTGTTTTACACTCGCACGGAATAAAAACACATGTTATGATCGCGCCTTTACTTTTGGGCGCGGAAGGTCTCGTACCTCACATAAAGGACAAAGTACGTTCGGTAGTTGTGGATAAGGTGAATTACCACTACGCGGACTGGGTATATAAAAAAAACGGAATTGAGTGGGCAAAAGACGAGAGTTTCTTTTTAAGATGTGGATCAGCGATAAAAAGCTCGCTCGATAAAGAGGGGGTCCGTTGTGAGATCCTATTTTGA
- a CDS encoding sugar phosphate isomerase/epimerase, whose product MALAKPHPFLPLFSVKVGFSTYFITPKNVLFLIERALQKGIRFFEIAFEIPQRLNIDSGFLKEIKNLQKEGASFSLHGPWIECNLGSIFEEIRNFAKSRIFESIKIAHEWGLNPLILHPGYNFFKDEEIKELSYQFFLNELREIESFAKEKNIEVLIENVPFTFSFFNGMEDSKVILKTVPVRICYDVGHSFISKVQKGIPSPEDAIIREILENKDHIAQIHLHGNEGRTDSHLLYESRLDLRRILKELERNTFLGRIVVESEDIETYGVEYFTNWLDSK is encoded by the coding sequence TTGGCACTTGCAAAACCCCATCCTTTTCTGCCATTATTTAGTGTGAAAGTAGGTTTCTCAACCTATTTCATAACCCCAAAAAACGTGCTTTTCCTCATAGAACGAGCTCTACAAAAAGGCATACGCTTTTTCGAAATCGCCTTTGAGATCCCCCAAAGGCTGAATATAGATTCTGGGTTTTTGAAAGAAATCAAAAATTTGCAAAAGGAAGGGGCTTCCTTTTCGCTCCACGGACCATGGATAGAGTGCAATTTGGGTAGCATATTTGAAGAAATACGGAATTTCGCAAAGAGTAGAATTTTTGAATCCATAAAGATAGCACATGAATGGGGATTGAATCCTCTAATACTCCATCCGGGCTATAACTTTTTCAAAGATGAAGAGATTAAAGAGTTGTCTTATCAGTTTTTCCTCAATGAGCTCAGAGAGATCGAATCTTTCGCCAAAGAGAAAAATATAGAGGTCCTCATAGAGAACGTACCATTTACTTTCTCATTTTTTAACGGCATGGAAGACTCGAAGGTCATATTGAAAACAGTACCCGTAAGGATCTGTTACGATGTCGGCCATTCCTTTATCTCGAAAGTGCAAAAAGGAATTCCATCACCAGAAGATGCTATCATCCGTGAGATACTTGAGAATAAGGATCATATAGCCCAAATCCATCTTCACGGTAACGAAGGAAGAACTGACAGTCATTTACTCTACGAGTCTCGTCTTGATCTCAGAAGAATACTTAAAGAGCTTGAAAGAAACACGTTCTTGGGAAGGATAGTAGTAGAGAGCGAGGACATAGAAACATACGGAGTCGAATATTTCACCAACTGGCTTGATTCAAAATAG
- a CDS encoding LL-diaminopimelate aminotransferase translates to MLKMAQRMQRIPTYLFAKIDKKKEEAKRKGIDLIDLSIGDPDIPTPAHIVEKMKEAVSDPKNHRYPSYEGMIEFREAISEWYKKRFGVDLDPEKEILTLLGSKDGISHIPFVFLDNGDLSLVPSPAYPVYKIMTLLAGGIPYIMPLYEENDYLPEIEKIPASVAEKAKLMFINYPNNPTGAHANDRFYEELIAFAKKYGIIVCHDAAYSEIYFDDQKPKSILEYDRKKEISVEFHSLSKTYCMTGWRIGFVVGRKDVISALGRLKANIDSGVFQAIQLAAREALLGDQSCVEEIRQIYKKRRDILTSGLESIGFSFRKPFATFYLWVRVPSGFNSESFCEYLIEKAGIVVTPGSGFGEEGEGYFRISLTTSEERIKEGLERLKKLFS, encoded by the coding sequence ATGCTAAAGATGGCGCAGAGGATGCAAAGGATCCCCACTTACCTTTTTGCGAAAATCGATAAGAAAAAAGAGGAGGCAAAAAGGAAAGGTATTGATTTGATAGACCTAAGTATTGGAGATCCAGATATCCCAACCCCTGCTCATATTGTCGAAAAGATGAAAGAGGCTGTTTCTGATCCGAAAAATCACCGTTATCCAAGCTATGAAGGAATGATAGAGTTCAGGGAGGCTATAAGTGAATGGTACAAAAAAAGGTTTGGGGTCGATCTGGATCCAGAAAAAGAGATTCTTACACTTTTAGGTTCAAAGGACGGTATCTCCCATATTCCTTTCGTTTTTCTCGATAACGGTGATCTCTCTCTCGTCCCTTCTCCGGCATACCCTGTCTATAAGATAATGACCCTCCTTGCAGGAGGCATACCTTACATTATGCCTCTTTACGAGGAGAACGATTATTTACCGGAGATAGAAAAAATCCCTGCCTCTGTGGCAGAAAAAGCCAAGCTTATGTTCATAAACTATCCAAATAATCCAACTGGCGCTCACGCAAACGACAGATTCTATGAAGAACTGATCGCCTTTGCAAAAAAGTACGGGATAATCGTCTGTCACGATGCCGCCTACTCGGAGATCTACTTTGACGATCAAAAGCCAAAAAGCATCTTAGAGTACGACCGAAAAAAAGAGATCTCCGTAGAATTTCATTCCCTTTCCAAGACATACTGCATGACGGGATGGAGAATCGGATTTGTGGTTGGAAGAAAGGATGTTATCTCTGCTCTTGGCAGGCTTAAAGCAAATATAGATTCCGGTGTCTTTCAAGCAATTCAACTTGCGGCGAGGGAGGCTCTGCTTGGAGATCAAAGTTGTGTCGAGGAGATAAGGCAGATTTATAAAAAGAGGAGGGATATCCTTACAAGCGGCCTTGAATCGATAGGCTTTTCTTTTCGTAAGCCTTTTGCAACTTTTTATCTATGGGTTCGGGTTCCTTCAGGTTTTAACTCCGAGAGCTTCTGTGAATACTTGATAGAGAAGGCAGGAATCGTTGTAACACCGGGAAGCGGATTTGGGGAAGAAGGGGAAGGTTATTTTAGGATCTCTTTGACGACTAGTGAAGAACGGATAAAAGAAGGTTTAGAAAGATTAAAGAAGCTTTTTTCATAG
- a CDS encoding DUF72 domain-containing protein, which translates to MSCEKKSKARILIGTSGFSFPDWKGNVYPPNIKNKDMLYFYAYKLNFETVEINSTYYAIPSAKTIKAMEEKTPDLFEFTVKAPKTITHDPFDPRLEVKPKADEIEKNSNSFSEALKPLVCAKKLGAILLQFPVFFYNTSKNKDYILFVSEKLSFSPIVCEFRHISWLKKETFDFLKRSGIGFCIVDEPQLPKLLPPVFEVTSSLAYVRFHGRNKNWFNAPLSERYDYLYSDEELRSFIPEIKKISTLAEKTYIFFNNCHMGKALKNALRFKEMLIEEGGI; encoded by the coding sequence ATGTCTTGTGAGAAAAAATCGAAAGCAAGGATCCTCATAGGGACTTCAGGATTTTCTTTTCCAGACTGGAAGGGAAATGTTTACCCACCTAACATCAAGAATAAGGATATGCTTTACTTTTACGCCTACAAGCTTAACTTCGAGACCGTAGAAATAAATTCCACCTATTACGCGATCCCTTCTGCCAAAACCATAAAGGCAATGGAAGAGAAAACGCCAGATCTTTTCGAATTTACGGTGAAAGCCCCAAAAACTATAACCCACGATCCTTTTGATCCCAGGCTGGAAGTAAAACCGAAAGCTGATGAGATAGAAAAAAACTCTAACTCGTTTTCTGAGGCCTTAAAACCACTCGTTTGCGCTAAAAAACTGGGGGCTATACTCTTGCAATTTCCGGTTTTTTTCTACAATACGAGCAAAAACAAGGATTATATACTTTTTGTTAGTGAAAAACTCTCATTTTCTCCCATTGTTTGCGAGTTCAGGCACATAAGTTGGTTAAAAAAAGAGACATTCGACTTTTTAAAAAGATCCGGGATCGGATTTTGTATTGTGGATGAACCTCAGCTTCCTAAGCTTTTGCCGCCTGTATTCGAAGTGACATCTTCTTTAGCTTACGTGCGATTCCACGGAAGAAATAAAAACTGGTTTAACGCTCCGTTATCAGAACGGTACGACTATTTGTACTCCGATGAAGAGTTGAGATCCTTTATTCCGGAGATAAAAAAGATATCGACTCTCGCGGAGAAGACCTACATTTTCTTTAACAACTGTCACATGGGTAAGGCACTAAAAAACGCTCTAAGATTTAAAGAGATGCTAATTGAGGAGGGAGGTATCTAA
- a CDS encoding TM2 domain-containing protein, translating into MFLPVDRISQRLSSKDKGILILLSTFFGFLGADRFYRGQVGMGILKLLTFGGFGLWSLVDSILYMVGKIPKDSEGKLIVDKKTLEILTSSDF; encoded by the coding sequence ATGTTTTTGCCGGTGGACAGAATCTCGCAAAGACTATCCTCAAAGGACAAAGGTATACTAATACTCCTTTCGACTTTTTTTGGATTTTTGGGAGCGGATAGGTTCTACAGAGGTCAAGTCGGAATGGGTATTCTCAAGCTCTTAACGTTTGGTGGATTCGGTCTATGGTCTCTTGTGGACAGCATCCTTTATATGGTCGGCAAAATACCGAAAGATTCGGAAGGAAAACTCATAGTCGATAAAAAGACGTTGGAGATTCTCACTTCTTCTGATTTTTAA